GAGCGGGTCAGGCTGTACACGTCGATCGCCCTGGTCGAAGCCCAGGCCGTCGGGGATCTCTCGGCCTATCTGGCCGGCGATGAGGCCCATCGGCCGACCAAGATGCTCGTGGTCGACGACGAGGCGCGGATCGAAACCCTCAGGCAGGCGGTCGTCGCCGCCTACCCATCGGAGCTTTACACCGTCACCTCCTACCCATACTTCCTGGAGATGATGAACCCGGCCGTGTCCAAGAGCAAGGCCCTCGGGGCCCTATCGAAGCAGCTGGGGGTCGACCGTGACGAGATCCTGGCCATCGGTGATTCTTTCAACGACCTGGACATGCTGGAGTACGCGGGCCTCGGGGTGGCCATGGGGACCGCTCCCGAACCGGTGAAGGCCAGGGCCGACTACGTCACCGCGGGCACTGACGAGGGTGGCGTGGCCGCGGCCATCGAACGCTTCGTACTGGAGGGGCGGGCATGAGTGGAACGGCTATCCTCGATGACCGAGAGGCCATGGGGGCCCTGGACGAAGGCGGGATGCTCCGCCTCCTGTGGACCTATCCCGAGCAGTTCGACGAAGGGCGCCGGTTGGCCGCCGAATTCGACCTGGGGGTCCAGGTCCAG
This window of the Bacillota bacterium genome carries:
- a CDS encoding Cof-type HAD-IIB family hydrolase; the protein is MALDLDGTVLNRDLQIHPTTISALRAALDRGRLATIVTGRMFASARVYAQRLGLGDMPLVTYNGGLIRTAESEKTYFHLPVDLAPAAGVARLTKELDYSLNLYVDDKLVVEEVNERVRLYTSIALVEAQAVGDLSAYLAGDEAHRPTKMLVVDDEARIETLRQAVVAAYPSELYTVTSYPYFLEMMNPAVSKSKALGALSKQLGVDRDEILAIGDSFNDLDMLEYAGLGVAMGTAPEPVKARADYVTAGTDEGGVAAAIERFVLEGRA